A window from Cryobacterium sp. PAMC25264 encodes these proteins:
- a CDS encoding DNA-binding protein: MFVITADQIDSRHDRDRATEMIAKLVGRHAAAFALPPDQTSGDEIQLLVPVAADAFSVLLDLHRTGFWSVGVGIGRIRTPLPATTRQATGDAFIAARAAVTRAKRSEARFALETPAVAPGDATPSDPTAQADADSPDTSTTAEVEALVSMLLLLRQRRTTEGWEAVDLLERGLAQTAIARELGISTAAVSQRVKSAQWKVERAAHPALVRLLQNLDRDTSE; encoded by the coding sequence ATGTTTGTGATTACCGCAGATCAAATCGACAGCCGCCACGACCGGGACCGCGCCACCGAGATGATCGCCAAACTCGTCGGCCGGCACGCGGCGGCCTTCGCACTGCCGCCCGACCAGACCTCCGGCGATGAGATCCAGTTGCTCGTTCCCGTCGCCGCGGACGCCTTCAGCGTGCTGCTCGACCTGCACCGCACCGGGTTCTGGAGCGTCGGCGTGGGTATCGGCCGAATCCGCACCCCGCTCCCGGCCACCACCCGGCAGGCGACGGGCGACGCGTTCATCGCGGCGCGGGCCGCGGTGACCCGGGCCAAGCGGTCCGAGGCACGGTTCGCACTGGAGACCCCGGCGGTCGCACCAGGCGACGCCACTCCCTCCGACCCGACTGCCCAGGCCGACGCGGACTCCCCCGACACGTCCACCACCGCAGAGGTGGAGGCGCTCGTGTCGATGCTGCTCCTTCTGCGCCAGCGCCGCACCACCGAGGGATGGGAGGCCGTGGACCTGCTCGAACGAGGTCTGGCCCAGACCGCCATTGCCCGCGAGCTCGGCATCTCCACTGCCGCGGTCAGCCAGCGCGTCAAGAGCGCACAGTGGAAGGTCGAGCGCGCCGCTCATCCGGCACTCGTTAGGCTGCTACAGAACCTCGACCGCGACACCAGCGAATAG
- the tyrS gene encoding tyrosine--tRNA ligase, whose product MSDPSILAQQANDPTFDDVWEEIAWRGLVQVSTDPEALRTLLTGAPITYYCGFDPTAASLHLGNLVQLLLMRRLQLAGHHPLGLVGGSTGLIGDPRPTAERTLNTPEVVNEWVGYLQAQVTRFLSAEGDNAVTLVNNLDWTAPLSAIDFLRDIGKYYRVGTMLKKDAVSARLNSDAGISYTEFSYQVLQGMDFLQLYRSYGCVLQTGGSDQWGNLTSGTDLIHRAEGTSVHAIGTPLITNTDGTKFGKSEGNAVWLDPALTSPYAMYQFWLNTDDADVIDRLKVFTFLSRAQIEALAEAVATEPFKREAQRTLAFEVTSLVHGVTATDAAIQATQALFGQGELADLDPATLEAALRALPNTTTSPNAQVMQLLVDTGLTKSLGEARRAIGQGGVYLNNVKVTDEAATVEGSVLAGGMAVLRRGKKTLAGVFVE is encoded by the coding sequence GTGTCAGACCCCAGCATCCTTGCCCAGCAAGCCAACGATCCCACCTTCGACGACGTCTGGGAGGAAATCGCCTGGCGCGGCCTCGTGCAGGTCTCCACCGACCCGGAGGCCCTGCGCACTCTGCTCACCGGGGCACCGATCACCTACTACTGCGGATTCGACCCCACCGCGGCGAGTCTGCACCTGGGCAACCTCGTGCAGCTGCTGCTCATGCGTCGGCTGCAGCTCGCCGGGCACCACCCTCTCGGCCTCGTCGGCGGATCCACCGGACTCATCGGCGACCCGCGGCCCACTGCCGAGCGCACGCTGAACACCCCCGAGGTCGTCAACGAGTGGGTCGGATACCTGCAGGCGCAGGTCACCCGGTTCCTCAGCGCTGAGGGCGACAATGCCGTGACCCTCGTGAACAACCTGGACTGGACGGCGCCGCTGTCCGCCATCGACTTCCTGCGCGACATCGGCAAGTACTACCGGGTGGGCACCATGCTCAAGAAGGATGCCGTGAGCGCCCGGCTCAACTCCGACGCGGGCATCAGCTACACCGAGTTCAGCTACCAAGTGCTGCAGGGGATGGACTTCCTCCAGCTGTACCGCAGCTACGGCTGCGTGTTGCAAACCGGGGGAAGTGACCAGTGGGGCAACCTCACCAGCGGCACCGACCTCATCCACCGTGCCGAGGGCACGAGCGTGCACGCCATCGGCACCCCGCTGATCACCAACACCGACGGCACCAAGTTCGGCAAGAGCGAGGGCAACGCGGTCTGGCTCGACCCGGCTCTCACAAGCCCCTACGCCATGTACCAGTTCTGGCTCAACACCGACGACGCCGACGTCATCGACCGGCTCAAGGTCTTCACGTTCCTCAGCCGCGCCCAGATCGAGGCTCTCGCGGAAGCGGTGGCCACCGAGCCGTTCAAGCGCGAGGCGCAGCGCACCCTGGCCTTCGAGGTCACGAGTCTTGTGCACGGGGTGACCGCAACGGATGCCGCCATCCAGGCCACCCAGGCCCTCTTCGGTCAGGGTGAGCTCGCCGATCTCGATCCGGCGACCCTTGAAGCGGCGCTGCGGGCGCTGCCCAACACCACGACCTCGCCGAACGCGCAGGTGATGCAGCTGCTCGTGGACACCGGACTCACCAAGAGCCTCGGCGAGGCTCGCCGCGCGATCGGCCAAGGCGGGGTCTACCTCAACAATGTCAAGGTGACGGATGAGGCGGCCACGGTCGAGGGGTCTGTTCTTGCCGGGGGAATGGCCGTGCTCCGACGCGGCAAGAAGACCCTCGCCGGCGTTTTTGTCGAGTAG
- a CDS encoding HAD-IIA family hydrolase: MTEPATPLAGIDVVLADLDGVVYAGPHAIPFAVDSLNQAATSIRVGYITNNASRTDASVAGHLTDLGLTVAPSDVVTSPQAAMRLLVEQVPAGSRILVVGGDGLVDELQKHGFEVTRSAEDSPAAVVQGFAPDVGWTQLAEACFALNAGVTLDGDYPGIPWIATNTDWTIPQARGIAPGNGTLVSAVHTAVGRLPLVAGKPETPIFFEAIKRFEATTPLFIGDRLDTDILGANRAGIPAVLVLTGIDKAKQALAAGPEERPTFILEDLRQLHEPYPVTVFSKDKSQATVDGASVRIHGADVEIMAVGDDGINLLRAACAVIWASGRPIYGLNVPESLYLGR, encoded by the coding sequence TTGACTGAGCCGGCCACGCCCCTGGCCGGCATCGACGTGGTGCTGGCCGACCTGGACGGCGTGGTCTACGCCGGACCCCACGCCATCCCGTTCGCCGTCGACAGCCTCAACCAGGCCGCGACAAGCATCCGGGTGGGCTACATCACCAACAACGCCTCACGCACGGATGCCTCCGTCGCCGGCCACCTCACCGACCTCGGTCTCACGGTGGCCCCGTCCGACGTCGTCACCTCGCCCCAGGCAGCCATGCGGCTGCTCGTGGAGCAGGTGCCGGCCGGTTCCCGCATCCTGGTCGTGGGCGGCGACGGGCTCGTCGACGAACTGCAGAAGCACGGCTTCGAGGTGACCCGGTCCGCCGAGGATTCCCCGGCCGCCGTCGTGCAGGGATTCGCGCCCGACGTGGGCTGGACCCAGCTTGCCGAGGCCTGCTTCGCGCTGAACGCCGGCGTCACCCTCGACGGTGACTACCCGGGCATCCCGTGGATCGCCACCAACACCGACTGGACCATTCCGCAGGCCCGCGGCATCGCTCCGGGCAACGGCACGCTGGTGTCCGCGGTGCACACCGCCGTCGGACGCCTGCCCCTCGTGGCAGGCAAGCCAGAAACCCCGATCTTCTTCGAGGCCATCAAGCGCTTCGAGGCCACCACGCCGCTGTTCATCGGCGACCGGCTCGACACCGACATCCTCGGCGCCAACCGGGCCGGCATCCCGGCCGTGCTGGTGCTCACGGGCATCGACAAGGCCAAGCAGGCCCTGGCCGCCGGCCCGGAGGAACGCCCCACGTTCATCCTCGAGGACCTGCGCCAGCTGCACGAGCCCTACCCGGTGACCGTGTTCTCCAAGGACAAGTCGCAGGCCACCGTCGACGGCGCATCCGTGCGCATCCACGGTGCCGACGTGGAGATCATGGCCGTCGGCGACGACGGAATCAACCTGCTGCGCGCGGCGTGCGCCGTGATCTGGGCGTCCGGCCGACCGATCTACGGGCTCAACGTTCCGGAGAGTCTCTATCTCGGACGGTAG
- a CDS encoding TlyA family RNA methyltransferase yields the protein MTTHNPTASDPDLGTDSEQTPAPQRPAPQPTSVPVHTPAPVTEPVASTGEQRLDSALFDRGLVRSRTVAARLIAEGLVTVDGSPVVKASAKVRDSQVIAVAPTDHYVSRGAHKLVAALDAFELPVAGRTAMDAGASTGGFSQVLLERGVGRVIAVDVGHGQLSPTIKADPRVTLVEGFNLRYATAETIAGASGITDRPDLVVGDLSFISLTTVLPALVATAAEGADFVLLIKPQFEVGRGGIREGVVHNPGLRADAVSGVLWAGWDLGLGINGLIASPIAGGAGNHEYLVWMRTGTGTNPTEWIDRITVLVGA from the coding sequence ATGACTACGCACAACCCGACCGCGTCAGACCCCGACCTGGGGACCGACTCCGAGCAGACTCCGGCACCACAGCGGCCGGCCCCCCAGCCGACCAGCGTGCCCGTGCACACCCCGGCGCCCGTCACTGAACCGGTGGCGTCCACGGGGGAGCAGCGCCTGGATTCGGCCCTGTTCGACCGCGGCCTGGTGCGCTCGCGCACCGTCGCCGCCCGGCTCATCGCCGAGGGACTGGTGACCGTGGACGGCAGCCCCGTCGTCAAGGCGTCCGCCAAGGTGCGCGACAGCCAGGTGATCGCCGTCGCCCCCACCGACCACTACGTCAGCCGCGGGGCGCACAAACTCGTTGCCGCCCTCGACGCCTTCGAACTGCCCGTCGCCGGCCGCACCGCGATGGATGCCGGTGCCTCCACCGGCGGGTTCAGCCAGGTGCTGCTCGAACGCGGCGTCGGCCGGGTCATCGCCGTGGACGTGGGCCACGGCCAGCTCTCGCCCACCATCAAGGCCGACCCCCGGGTCACCCTCGTTGAGGGCTTCAACCTGCGCTATGCGACCGCGGAGACCATCGCGGGCGCGTCCGGCATCACCGACCGTCCCGACCTCGTTGTGGGCGACTTGTCGTTCATCTCGCTCACCACGGTGCTGCCGGCTCTTGTCGCTACCGCGGCCGAGGGCGCCGATTTTGTGCTGCTGATCAAACCGCAATTCGAGGTCGGGCGCGGCGGCATCCGTGAGGGTGTCGTGCACAACCCGGGCCTGCGCGCCGACGCCGTCTCCGGCGTGCTCTGGGCCGGCTGGGATCTCGGCCTGGGCATCAACGGCCTGATCGCGTCGCCGATCGCCGGCGGGGCGGGCAACCACGAGTATCTCGTGTGGATGCGAACCGGAACCGGCACCAATCCGACAGAATGGATCGATCGGATAACCGTCCTGGTGGGAGCGTGA
- a CDS encoding NAD kinase has protein sequence MTATPRHILVVAHTGRQDSLEAAATVCEQLIAAGAVPVLAAEERNDLLASCPQLNGSTAVLGEAVQATDLELVIVLGGDGTILRAAEIVRGCSAPLLGINLGHVGFLAESERDDLGEAVRRALLRDYLVEERMTLSVRVKVDHEVVYETWALNEATVEKASRQRMIEVIIEVDGRPLSAFGCDGVVLSTPTGSTAYSFSAGGPIVWPSLDALLLVPLSAHALFARPLVVGPDSSLAVEVLARGDSSAVLCADGRRVTDLPPGARVIVRRSPVPVRLARLHSGPFTDRLVNKFDLPITGWRGPVGRE, from the coding sequence ATGACCGCAACGCCCAGGCACATCCTCGTCGTGGCCCACACCGGCCGGCAGGATTCGTTGGAAGCCGCCGCGACGGTATGCGAGCAGCTCATCGCCGCCGGCGCTGTGCCCGTGCTGGCCGCCGAGGAGCGCAACGACCTGCTCGCCTCCTGCCCGCAGCTGAACGGCAGCACCGCGGTGCTCGGCGAGGCCGTGCAGGCCACCGACCTGGAGCTCGTCATCGTGCTTGGCGGCGACGGCACCATCCTGCGCGCCGCCGAGATCGTGCGCGGCTGCTCCGCCCCCCTGCTGGGCATCAACCTGGGCCACGTGGGGTTCCTCGCCGAAAGCGAACGCGACGACCTCGGCGAGGCCGTGCGCCGCGCCCTGCTGCGTGACTACCTCGTCGAAGAGCGGATGACCCTGTCGGTGCGGGTGAAGGTGGACCACGAGGTGGTCTACGAAACCTGGGCGCTCAACGAAGCCACCGTGGAGAAGGCCAGCCGGCAGCGGATGATCGAGGTCATCATCGAGGTCGATGGCCGCCCGCTGTCCGCCTTCGGCTGCGACGGCGTGGTGCTGTCCACCCCCACCGGGTCCACCGCCTACTCGTTCTCCGCCGGCGGCCCCATCGTGTGGCCGAGCCTGGACGCCCTGCTGCTCGTGCCGCTCAGCGCACACGCCCTGTTCGCCCGCCCGCTGGTCGTGGGGCCGGACTCCTCGCTGGCCGTGGAGGTGCTCGCTCGCGGCGACAGCTCGGCCGTGCTCTGCGCTGACGGCCGGAGGGTCACCGACCTGCCGCCGGGCGCCCGCGTGATCGTGCGACGCTCCCCGGTGCCGGTGCGCCTGGCCCGGCTGCACAGCGGCCCGTTCACCGACCGGCTCGTGAACAAGTTCGATCTGCCGATCACGGGCTGGCGCGGCCCGGTCGGGCGGGAGTGA
- a CDS encoding CTP synthase — protein MVNNINADKSNDITKHIFVTGGVVSSLGKGLTAASLGNLLTARGLRVVMQKLDPYLNVDPGTMNPFQHGEVFVTDDGSETDLDIGHYERFLDINLTQAANVTTGQVYSQVIARERRGEYLGDTVQVIPHITDEIKRRMRLQASDEPRPDVIITEVGGTVGDIESQPFIEAARQVRHELGRKNVFFVHVSLVPFMAASGEQKTKPTQHSVAALRSLGIQPDALVLRSDRPVSESNKRKIALMCDVDEDAVVNCKDVPSIYEIPAVLHEQGLDKYITDALGLPVKDVDWTAWQRVLDAVREPKHEVTIGLVGKYIDLPDAYLSVTEALRAGGFAQQTKVKIEWIASDTCETPEGAAAMLSELDGICVPGGFGVRGIEGKLGALKFARENAIPVLGLCLGLQCMVIEYARNKAGLEGASSSEFDPETEFPVIATMEEQVEIIAGGDLGGTMRLGLYPATLAEGSLVAELYGASEASERHRHRYEVNNNYRAQIAEAGLWFSGTSPDGHLVEYVELPRAEHPFYVGTQAHPELRSRPSDAHPLFRGLIGAALDRQQASRLFEVKEDA, from the coding sequence GTGGTGAACAATATAAACGCGGACAAATCAAACGACATTACGAAGCACATTTTTGTGACCGGTGGTGTCGTTTCTTCATTGGGTAAAGGCCTGACGGCGGCAAGCCTCGGCAACCTGCTCACCGCTCGCGGACTGCGCGTTGTGATGCAGAAACTCGACCCCTACCTCAACGTCGATCCTGGAACGATGAACCCGTTCCAGCACGGCGAAGTCTTCGTCACCGACGACGGCTCCGAGACCGACCTCGACATCGGCCACTACGAGCGCTTCCTCGACATCAACCTCACCCAGGCGGCGAACGTCACCACCGGTCAGGTCTACTCGCAGGTCATCGCCCGCGAACGCCGCGGCGAATACCTCGGCGACACCGTGCAGGTCATCCCGCACATCACCGACGAGATCAAGCGACGGATGCGGCTGCAGGCCAGCGACGAGCCCCGCCCCGACGTGATCATCACCGAGGTCGGTGGCACCGTCGGCGACATCGAGTCGCAGCCGTTCATCGAGGCCGCACGTCAGGTGCGGCACGAGCTGGGCCGCAAAAACGTCTTCTTCGTGCACGTCTCCCTGGTGCCGTTCATGGCCGCCTCCGGCGAGCAGAAGACCAAGCCCACCCAGCACTCCGTTGCCGCGCTGCGTTCTCTGGGCATCCAGCCGGACGCGCTCGTGCTCCGCAGCGACCGGCCCGTGTCCGAGTCGAACAAGCGCAAGATCGCGCTCATGTGCGACGTGGACGAAGACGCCGTCGTGAACTGCAAAGACGTGCCCAGCATCTACGAGATCCCCGCCGTGCTGCACGAGCAGGGCCTGGACAAGTACATCACCGACGCGCTCGGCCTGCCGGTGAAGGACGTGGACTGGACCGCCTGGCAGCGCGTGCTCGACGCCGTGCGCGAGCCCAAGCACGAGGTCACCATCGGCCTGGTCGGCAAGTACATCGACCTGCCCGATGCGTACCTCTCGGTGACCGAGGCGCTGCGTGCCGGCGGTTTCGCCCAGCAGACCAAGGTGAAGATCGAGTGGATCGCCTCCGACACCTGCGAGACCCCCGAGGGCGCCGCCGCGATGCTCAGCGAGCTCGACGGCATCTGCGTCCCCGGCGGCTTCGGCGTGCGCGGCATCGAGGGCAAGCTCGGCGCCCTCAAGTTCGCCCGTGAGAACGCCATCCCCGTGCTCGGCCTCTGCCTCGGCCTGCAGTGCATGGTCATCGAGTACGCCCGCAACAAGGCCGGCCTTGAGGGCGCCTCGTCCAGCGAGTTCGACCCGGAGACCGAGTTCCCGGTGATCGCGACCATGGAAGAGCAGGTCGAGATCATCGCCGGCGGCGACCTGGGCGGCACCATGCGCCTGGGCCTGTACCCGGCCACCCTGGCCGAGGGCTCGCTCGTCGCCGAACTGTACGGAGCTTCCGAGGCATCCGAACGTCACCGTCACCGCTACGAGGTGAACAACAACTACCGCGCCCAGATCGCCGAGGCCGGCCTGTGGTTCTCGGGCACCTCGCCCGACGGCCACCTCGTCGAGTACGTGGAGCTGCCCCGCGCTGAGCACCCGTTCTACGTGGGCACCCAGGCGCACCCCGAGCTGCGCTCACGCCCGAGCGACGCGCACCCGCTGTTCCGCGGCTTGATCGGCGCGGCCCTTGACCGCCAGCAGGCCAGCCGCCTGTTCGAGGTGAAGGAAGATGCCTGA
- a CDS encoding NUDIX hydrolase, which translates to MPESLSARAEADAQLPRIEDEPAPTALTSSAVRFDGHVWNIRQDAFDYNGAEIVREYVDHPGAVAILALDDQDRVLLIQQYRHPVRMREWELPAGLLDIDGEHALIGAQRELAEETDVVASEWNVLTEFYTSPGGSNEVIRIYLARGLSPATDVFDRTDEEADMVTRWVSLDDAVDAALARRVQNPSLVVGVLAAAASRARGWSSLAPADLPWPRHPSNWDHTV; encoded by the coding sequence ATGCCTGAGAGCCTCTCCGCCCGCGCCGAGGCCGACGCGCAGCTGCCCCGCATCGAGGATGAACCGGCGCCCACCGCGCTGACCTCGAGCGCGGTGCGGTTCGACGGTCACGTGTGGAACATCCGCCAGGACGCGTTCGACTACAACGGCGCCGAGATCGTGCGCGAGTACGTCGACCACCCCGGCGCCGTGGCGATCCTCGCCCTCGACGACCAGGACCGGGTGCTGCTGATTCAGCAGTACCGGCACCCGGTGCGGATGCGGGAGTGGGAACTACCCGCCGGGCTGCTCGACATCGACGGCGAACACGCCCTCATCGGCGCGCAGCGTGAGCTGGCCGAGGAGACCGACGTCGTCGCATCCGAGTGGAACGTGCTGACCGAGTTCTACACGTCTCCGGGCGGCAGCAACGAGGTCATCCGCATCTACCTGGCCCGCGGCCTGTCGCCGGCCACCGACGTCTTCGATCGCACCGACGAGGAAGCCGACATGGTCACCCGCTGGGTGTCCCTGGACGACGCCGTCGACGCCGCGCTCGCCCGCCGGGTGCAGAACCCGTCGCTCGTGGTCGGCGTGCTGGCCGCCGCTGCGTCCCGTGCGCGCGGATGGTCGTCACTGGCGCCGGCGGATCTGCCGTGGCCGCGGCATCCGTCGAACTGGGACCACACGGTGTGA
- the xerD gene encoding site-specific tyrosine recombinase XerD, which translates to MVVTGAGGSAVAAASVELGPHGVTGPVFVEEAVHSYLRHVSIERGLSINTVAAYRRDLVIYAGWLTDAGVTDLGAVTAAQVSAFVQFLGGRAESPLTASSVARILSTVRGFHRFLLEESLVDVDVAHETKPPKLGLRLPKAISIEQVNQLLAATDGDELPQLRDKALLELLYATGARVSEVVNLNVDDVLEEDVVRLTGKGNKQRIVPVGSFARAAIDAYLVRARPVLSVRGKATPALFLGVRGHRVSRQNAWLIIKAAAERAELGIEVSPHTLRHSFATHLLSGGADVRVVQELLGHSSVATTQIYTLVTIDTLRDMYTTAHPRAR; encoded by the coding sequence ATGGTCGTCACTGGCGCCGGCGGATCTGCCGTGGCCGCGGCATCCGTCGAACTGGGACCACACGGTGTGACCGGCCCCGTGTTCGTCGAGGAGGCCGTGCACTCGTATCTGCGGCATGTCTCGATTGAACGCGGGCTCAGCATCAACACGGTCGCCGCGTATCGCCGCGACCTGGTCATCTACGCCGGCTGGTTGACGGATGCCGGTGTCACCGACCTCGGCGCCGTCACCGCCGCGCAGGTGAGCGCGTTCGTTCAGTTCCTGGGCGGACGCGCCGAATCGCCGTTGACGGCATCGTCGGTGGCGCGGATCCTCTCCACCGTGCGCGGGTTCCACCGGTTCCTGCTCGAGGAATCCCTGGTGGACGTGGACGTGGCGCACGAGACCAAACCGCCCAAGCTGGGCCTCAGACTGCCCAAGGCCATCTCGATCGAACAGGTGAACCAGCTGCTGGCCGCCACCGACGGTGACGAGCTACCGCAGCTGCGCGACAAGGCGCTCCTTGAGCTGCTCTACGCCACCGGAGCGCGGGTGTCGGAGGTGGTGAACCTCAACGTCGACGACGTGCTCGAGGAGGACGTGGTGCGGCTCACCGGTAAGGGCAACAAGCAGCGCATCGTGCCCGTGGGCAGCTTCGCCCGCGCCGCGATCGACGCCTACCTCGTGCGGGCCCGGCCGGTGCTGTCGGTGCGCGGCAAGGCCACCCCAGCGCTGTTCCTCGGGGTGCGCGGGCACCGGGTGAGCCGGCAGAACGCCTGGTTGATCATCAAGGCGGCGGCCGAACGCGCCGAGCTGGGCATTGAGGTGTCGCCGCACACACTGCGGCACTCCTTCGCCACCCACCTGCTCTCCGGCGGCGCCGACGTGCGCGTGGTGCAGGAGCTGCTCGGCCACTCCTCGGTGGCCACCACCCAGATCTACACCCTCGTCACGATCGACACCCTCCGTGACATGTACACCACCGCCCACCCCCGCGCCCGCTGA
- a CDS encoding low temperature requirement protein A — MTRTSPPPPAATPAGRFGIRRNLLRPDDSEAADRVTYVELFFDLIFVFALTQLSRYLYENQSWEGALESAMLVLALWWLWVYTTWVTNWLDPAKLPVRGVVLGLSLVGFVVSVSIYESFGDRGIVFALAYTVLQLGRTAFMLLAVARHDPELRRTFVRILAWLALSSVFWIVGALLPLPYRLPLWLLALAIEYLSAGVGFRVPGLGASGVDQWDLSGPHIAERSALFVIIALGESLLVTGFAFVDKESSAESILGMLLAFGASVAMWWLYFDHSERAGAKAIAAAAEPGRIARLAYTYVHAVIIAGIVLTSVADKEVLSHPHADMTLSTAVVLVGGPLLYVAGMLLFRLVVARELLVSYLVGIGALLLAFAAAFALTPLQLGAVTTGVLVIVAGWETVVRVRAGTDDKKAG; from the coding sequence GTGACCCGTACCTCCCCGCCCCCGCCGGCAGCGACGCCGGCCGGCCGCTTCGGCATCCGTCGCAACCTGCTGCGCCCCGACGACTCGGAGGCCGCCGATCGCGTCACCTACGTGGAGCTGTTCTTCGACCTGATCTTCGTCTTCGCGCTCACCCAGCTCTCCCGCTACCTGTATGAGAACCAGTCCTGGGAGGGCGCCCTGGAGTCGGCGATGCTCGTGCTCGCCCTGTGGTGGCTCTGGGTGTACACGACCTGGGTGACCAACTGGCTCGACCCGGCCAAGCTGCCCGTGCGCGGCGTGGTGCTGGGCCTGTCGCTCGTGGGTTTCGTGGTGAGCGTCTCGATCTACGAGTCGTTCGGTGACCGCGGCATCGTCTTCGCGCTCGCGTACACCGTGCTGCAACTGGGCCGAACCGCCTTCATGCTGCTCGCCGTGGCCCGGCACGACCCGGAGCTGCGCCGCACCTTCGTGCGGATCCTGGCCTGGCTGGCCCTATCCAGCGTGTTCTGGATCGTCGGCGCGCTGCTGCCGCTGCCGTACCGGTTGCCGCTCTGGCTGCTCGCCCTGGCCATCGAGTACCTCTCCGCCGGGGTGGGTTTCCGGGTGCCGGGGCTCGGCGCCTCCGGCGTCGACCAGTGGGACCTCTCCGGCCCGCACATCGCCGAGCGCAGCGCCCTGTTCGTGATCATCGCCCTGGGCGAATCGCTGCTGGTGACCGGGTTCGCGTTCGTCGACAAGGAATCGTCGGCGGAGAGCATCTTGGGCATGCTGCTCGCGTTCGGCGCGAGCGTGGCCATGTGGTGGCTGTACTTCGACCACAGCGAACGCGCCGGCGCCAAGGCCATCGCCGCCGCGGCCGAGCCGGGCCGCATCGCCCGGCTGGCGTACACCTATGTGCACGCGGTGATCATCGCCGGCATCGTGCTCACCTCGGTGGCCGACAAGGAGGTGCTCTCGCATCCGCACGCCGACATGACCCTGTCGACCGCCGTGGTGCTGGTGGGCGGTCCGCTGCTCTATGTGGCGGGGATGCTGCTGTTCCGCCTGGTCGTGGCACGGGAGCTGCTCGTGTCGTACCTGGTGGGCATCGGGGCGCTGCTGCTGGCGTTCGCGGCGGCTTTCGCGCTCACCCCGCTGCAGCTGGGCGCGGTGACCACCGGGGTGCTCGTGATCGTGGCCGGCTGGGAGACCGTGGTGCGGGTACGCGCCGGCACCGACGACAAGAAGGCCGGCTGA
- a CDS encoding ParA family protein — protein MARKTDSRTQLPGLEELPTGATGRPVQVFDEPAPLKSHGPARIVSLCNQKGGVGKTTTTINLGAALAGYGRRVLAIDFDPQGALSAGLGVPTHDVTTIYDLLLSGSKDPHEAIQQTSVEGLDIIPANIDLSAAEVHLVNEVAREQILARVLRKVSNDYDVILIDCQPSLGILTVNALTASHGVLIPLECEFFALRGVALLIETIDKVRDRLNPAIELDGILATMYDSRTLHSREVLERVVDAFGDRVLDTVIGRTVKFPDASVAGVPITEFAPEHAAAKAYKQAARELIQRGAVA, from the coding sequence GTGGCGCGTAAGACGGATAGCCGGACGCAGCTTCCCGGACTCGAGGAACTCCCCACCGGCGCAACCGGACGACCGGTGCAGGTGTTCGACGAGCCTGCCCCGCTGAAGAGCCACGGGCCGGCACGCATCGTGTCGTTGTGCAACCAGAAGGGCGGCGTCGGCAAGACGACGACCACCATCAACCTGGGCGCAGCGCTGGCCGGCTACGGCCGCCGGGTTCTCGCCATCGACTTCGACCCGCAGGGCGCCCTGTCGGCCGGTCTCGGCGTGCCCACGCACGATGTCACCACCATCTACGACCTGCTCCTGAGCGGCTCCAAGGACCCGCACGAGGCCATCCAACAGACCTCGGTAGAGGGCCTGGACATCATCCCGGCCAACATCGACCTCTCCGCCGCGGAGGTGCACCTCGTCAACGAGGTGGCTCGCGAGCAAATTCTCGCGCGGGTGCTGCGCAAGGTCTCCAACGACTACGACGTGATCCTGATCGACTGCCAGCCGTCGCTGGGCATCCTCACCGTCAACGCCCTCACCGCCAGCCACGGGGTGCTCATCCCGCTCGAGTGCGAGTTCTTCGCCCTGCGCGGCGTGGCCCTGCTCATCGAGACCATCGACAAGGTGCGCGACCGGCTCAACCCGGCCATCGAACTCGACGGCATCCTGGCCACCATGTACGACTCCCGCACCCTGCACTCGCGTGAGGTTCTCGAGCGAGTCGTCGACGCGTTCGGTGACCGGGTGCTCGACACCGTCATCGGGCGCACCGTCAAGTTTCCGGATGCCAGTGTCGCGGGGGTGCCGATCACCGAGTTCGCTCCGGAGCACGCCGCCGCCAAGGCCTACAAGCAGGCGGCGCGGGAACTGATCCAGCGTGGCGCGGTCGCCTAA